AAAAATAACGGGAATGTCACTGGTTATGGGGGTATCGCGTAATTGTTTAAGTACCTCGTAACCATCCATGTCCGGCATCATAACATCCAGTAAAATTAGATCCGGCTTAGGTAGTCTGCCAGCTATGTGGCAACCACTTTCACCAGTAGTTGTTGCCAGTACCCGATATTTTGGGCGTAGTAGCTCACTTAATACAGACAGGCTTTCTGAGGCATCGTCAATAATCAGAATGGTAGTATTAGTTTCGCTAATCATGCGCCTGTATTCCTTGAGTTTTAAGCTGTATTTTAAACCTTTTAATGTTTTTGAAAAGCTGATTATTTGTTATGAGGTTAGCGAGATGGGGCAGGAAGTTTAAGTATTAGTTTAAAAATGTGCGGACTGTTCAAAAATAAGTAAATGGTGGGTATATCTGTCATCATTTACTTATTCTTGAGCCAATTCAAGGAAGCTATTGTTGACACAATTTTTTTATAGGCGAGTTATTGGCTATATTTGGTAGTCAGCTTTTAAGGGGCAATTCGCTGTTATTTGTATAGCTTTGAACGGTGAAGAAATTTTTAAAATACGGCATGAAACTAATGGTAGTGGGGATTGAATAGAAGCAATAAATAGCGGCGGCTTCGCCTGTTGAAACGCCCAGCAACCATTGCGGCATAAATAAAGTCATCAGGGCCATAAATAAATGATAACTGGAAATTTTCCAGTTATTTTTCCAGATAAAGCCACTTAATGCCAGCGCAAATAGCGACCCGTGAGTAACAAAGGTTCCAAATGCACTCGCGATGTGATAGCCGATATGATAAGTTCCCATAAACAAACAGGAAACCATATTGCCAATAAAATTAGGTGTAGTATCAAAAATTTGCAGATTTTTTGGCAGAAAAGAACACACCAGGAATAAACAGCTTAAAGTTGCTCCAAATAATGTGGCATGTTTAAGTGCAGATTTATCAGATGAGTAGGTGGCGAGTGCTGGCATAATCGCTAGTGCCTGCATACTGATATGATAAGTTGATAATTCACTTAAAAAAAGATTAGGCCCGTAGCCACATTGATCGGCAACCGGGTAGGCAAAATATTGAATAAATTCCATGAGTGAAAAATGAAAAATAGCATAAGATCTTGCCACTCTTACCCAAAAGGATTCAGTTTTATCAAGAAAAGTCACGCTTGAAGCTGCAATTCCTATAACACCGAGCCCCAGTGACATGTCAGCACTAAAACACATAGTTTTTACCCAAAATAAAAAACAGTATAATAAAAAAAACCAGTAACACAACGTATTAAGGTGATTTCCTGTGAATAATAGTCCGGCTTGTTGATCTTTTTATGTATTTGCTGCGTTGTCAAAATAGTTACGTAGCCAGCTACGAGCTTGTTTTTGCGCCTCGGCAACTGCTCCTGCGTCTCTTAAGAAGCCTGCTGTTGGTAACCTCAATCGCTTTCCAGATGCCGTTCTACCTTCTGCCCCCACATGGCTACGTACCTCCAGTATAATCACCGGGGATGTGGTTAATGCAGAGTTTGCAGGAGCAAATATCTGTCCTTGCCGTCGTTGTAAATAAACAAAAAAAATCCTGCGTCACTTGGGGTTATTCATTCTTGTATATCAGCTAAAGTTATTAAAGTGGTTGTGTTGTGCGTGTAAAAGATCAAAAGAAGTGAATGGTACGTTTTACTTGCTACATTCATGGTCGCTTTAAAAGTAATATTTCCCTCCGACAGGTTCATTGGCTTTTTTACTTGAGAATCTTTAACGGTTTTATGAATTATGCGAGTCACCCAAATTGCGCATTTGTCTGAGTATCCAATTTTGTCTTCTGATGACATAACTGGAAGGGTTTGCTGCCTTTAGCTGAAGGGGGTTGGGTAATGTAGCTGCAAGCATCGCTGCTTGTGAACGGCTGAGATTTTTTGCCGAAGTATTAAAGTAGTGTTGGCTTGCTGCCTCTATACCAAATAAATGATCACCAAATTCAGCAATATTCAGGTACACCACGACTATTCGTTGCTTACTCCAAGCTATTTCTATAAGTAAAGTAAACCAGGCTTCCAAGCCTTTACGGATAAAGCTTTTGGATGGCGTTAAAAATAAATTTTTGGCAACTTGTTGGGAAATGGTGCTGGCTCCTCTCAAGTGTCGTCCGCCATTGATGTAAGTAGTAATTGACGAGCTTATGGATTGTAGATCAAAACCAAAGTGCTGGTAAAACTGTTGATCTTCTGAGGCAATAACGGCAGTGGGTGCATTTGAGGAAATATCTTGTGCACTGATCCATTGATAGCTAATAGGCTTGAAGGTGTGGTCTTTAATCAAGTCTTCATAATGTCGATACAACATAAAAGTCGAAGTTGGCACCGGCAGCCACTTTAATAAAATAACGATAGCAATAGATGAGACAACAAAAAAAAGCAGGCTATTTCGCAGTATTACACGTAGTGATAATCGGTAATTGTCAATGTAGTTGTCGCCTCGACGGTTAAATCTTACTCTGGTTTGTTTTCTAAATAATCACTTCCTTGGTAGCATTTTTTTGTTTAGACCTTGTCTGGGTTAAGGTGGGCTGTCTGGATTTTTTCCCAATTACGGGAACTTCCAGTCCAGCGTTGCGGATGTTTAGCACGTGCTGCTTCGTAGACGACTTTACGGTTATCCAGAAGCTTGTCGTCCAAGCCTTCATGGCGTTGCGCTGGAGTAATAAACCGAATAGCGCTGTGACGATGCTCATGGTTGTACCATTCCACTAAGCTTGTGACCCACTGACGCGCTTCCGTAACATCGGCGAACGGCTTTAGCGGATAGTTAGGACGATATTTCAAGGTCTTAAACAACGATTCTGAGTACGGATTATCGTTGCTAACCGATGGCCGACTAAACGAAGGCATGACACCCAGTTGTTGCAAGGTCGCCAGCATAGTCGATCCCTTCATCGGACTGCCGTTGTCAGAATGCAGGATAAGCTGTTCTGCCTGTATCCCTTCACGATGACAGAGATCACGTAACAATTCGCCAGCCAAGGCGCTGTTTTCTTCTTCATACACCTGCCAACCGACGATCTTTCGGCTGAAAATATCAACAAATAGATACAGATAGAAAAACTGTCCACGGATCAGTGATGGCAGATAAGTAATGTCCCAACTGTACAGTTGATTAGGTGCTGTAGCACATGCCGCGCGTGGCTTTGTTCGTGTTTGAGCCGGACGTTCGCTACGCCGATGGGTAAGCTGTTTTTCCTCGCGCAGGATGCGATAGAAGGTCGACTCAGACGCCAGATAGCTACCTTGGTCGGCCAGTCGTGGCACGATCTGACTCGGTGGCAGATGACCAAATTCATCTGAATTAGCGACGATCAGCACCTCGGCACGCTCGATTGCTGTTAGTTTGTGTGGCGGTTGATAGTCACGCAAGGGGCGTTGATCGCAGTGAATCGTCTCACCTGTCTGCCAGCGTTGTAAGGTACGCTCACTAAGTCCTAATACTTCACAGGCTTTAGCTTGACGTGCTCCCGCAGTTACTGATTCATTAAGTAAAGCAATCACTTGTTCGCGCTCTTCGTGGCCAGTCATTCGACCTCTCCCCCCAAGAGCGCCCGGAACTTTTTTTGCAGTACCAACAGCGCTGCGGCTTCTGCTAAGGCTTTGTCTTTACGCAATAAATTGCGCTCAAGGCTTTGGACTTCTTCTTTCAATATACGCAGGACCCGCGCTTCTTCACGCTTGTCTACTAAGTCATCCTGGCGGCAGAAATCAGCTTTCCATTGTTCCAACTGATGAATAAAAACGCCGCGTTCACGACACCAGGCATTTAAGTCTTCACCGATCAAATTATAGGTTTTTTGTAAAGCAGTAAAGCGTTCTTCAGAGCTCCAATCTTCGGGACGCTTTGATTTTAGCGGTGCAAGTTTGACGTCCTGTTCCTTCTGTTTCATCCAAGCCTTCAAGGTTGTTAAATGGATATTCAATTCGTTTGCGACGGACTGAACTGATTGGTCATTACTACGATTGTATACTTTTACCAGGGCCTGCTCTCTGAAGCCTACTGAATACCTTTTATATTTTTTCATTTCTACTCTCAAATTTTATTTTTTCTTAAAAGTTGAGGCGACAACTATTCTGACGCAGGGGGTAATGACTGGGCTTGACTGGGCTGTATGTGTCGGGATTTTTTTGCCAAGTTATTGTTAATGTTCGTTTAAGAAAAATATTGTTGAGTATGATAAAGCCTTTGCTTATGTTTGAATACAAGCCCTCTGTTATTTTTGTAACTGAATTGCGTCACTTAAGGTTACTTCGGTTTGCCAGCCGCCACCCAAAGCTTTATATAAAGCAACCAGATCGTTTGACAGTTGGGCTTCACTATCGACCAGATTGCGTTGCGCCTGAAAAAGCGCCTGCTGGGTTTGGAGTACATCCAGAAACATTGATAAACCTTTGCTATAGCGCTCATCGGCCATTTGCACCGCGAGTTCACTTGCGGCAACGG
Above is a window of Methylobacter sp. S3L5C DNA encoding:
- the mtgA gene encoding monofunctional biosynthetic peptidoglycan transglycosylase produces the protein MDNYRLSLRVILRNSLLFFVVSSIAIVILLKWLPVPTSTFMLYRHYEDLIKDHTFKPISYQWISAQDISSNAPTAVIASEDQQFYQHFGFDLQSISSSITTYINGGRHLRGASTISQQVAKNLFLTPSKSFIRKGLEAWFTLLIEIAWSKQRIVVVYLNIAEFGDHLFGIEAASQHYFNTSAKNLSRSQAAMLAATLPNPLQLKAANPSSYVIRRQNWILRQMRNLGDSHNS
- a CDS encoding DUF5765 domain-containing protein, whose protein sequence is MCFSADMSLGLGVIGIAASSVTFLDKTESFWVRVARSYAIFHFSLMEFIQYFAYPVADQCGYGPNLFLSELSTYHISMQALAIMPALATYSSDKSALKHATLFGATLSCLFLVCSFLPKNLQIFDTTPNFIGNMVSCLFMGTYHIGYHIASAFGTFVTHGSLFALALSGFIWKNNWKISSYHLFMALMTLFMPQWLLGVSTGEAAAIYCFYSIPTTISFMPYFKNFFTVQSYTNNSELPLKS